The sequence below is a genomic window from Mytilus edulis chromosome 2, xbMytEdul2.2, whole genome shotgun sequence.
GCAAAAAGATCCAACCGCAATCCGTGAAGATGGCTTGTGAAAACTCTATAGTGAACCTAGCATGTCCAGACAAAACATCTATCAGAGTTGTCACAGCAAGTTATGGGCGGGACGATTATATCACGTGTCCACATTTACATATTAGGACTGACGACTGTTCTGCTGCCAATTCTTTAACTATAGTTCAAAGCCAGTGTGAGGGGCAGCAGCTGTGTAGTGTCAGAGCATCAAATTCTATCTTTGGAGATCCATGTGTAAACACTTACAAGTACTTGAAAGTCAAATATATTTGCGAGAAAAACAAAggtaaaaaaaggcaacagtagtatatcgctgttcgaaattcataaatcaattgagaaaaaaaccggGTTACAAGCTAAAACTGAAAGAAACGCATCAAATACAAGAGAAGAAGTACGActcaacagaaacacaacactaaaatgtaacatacacagaaacgaactataatataacaatggccatttttctgactttgtacaggtgggttgaacctggttttgcggtgAGTCAAACCTCACGCTTTTATTGCAAAAACATTTAAGAATCTTAATTCTAAAACCCTCATGTCCATATATCAAAGTGTGTTGCGTGTTTATACAAGTACATACTAGTACCAGTTTACATCGACTTCTCTTTATACAATGATTCTAGGGATGTTATAGGTGTTTTAAAATCAGTTAATGTATAAAACTTGTTTAATAGGAGGCATGTTTATAGGTTGGGGTATGTGGTCGCCATTGTCTCTAGAAGCTCGGCAGTTTTCGTACTTTATTCTGATTCAAATTTGCATTTCCTTTACATGGTTTGACTTGGTTTCAGAGAAAATTGACTCTTAATCTTAATAATAACTGACAATTACTATTTTCCATTCGTACTGTatattgttgttatatatatatgttatatttgttattctcgtgggattttgtctatgtgtgttacattttagtgttatgtcgttgttctcctcttatatttaatgcgtttccctcggttttagtttgttatcccgattttgttttttgtccatggatttatgagttttgaacagcggtatactactgttgcctttatatatagacATAATTGATGATTTCAcctaaaatatcaatatatatattaacagCTGTCAAATGTATTTCAGGACCATCGCCACCCAATAAACCATCTTCTCAGTTAAATGTATGTGAAGGTCAAAGAGGCAATATACAGTGTCCTGGTAACAAATACATCAAGATCAATGGAGCGACatatggacggacagacagaacAACATGTCCAGATCCCAGAATCAAGACAACAGAATGTTCCACAGATAAACCACTTTCTATGATAAGAGATCAATGCCAAGGTCAACAGGAATGTACTGTTACCTCCTCAAACACATTGTATGGAGATCCATGTGTGAACACGTACAAGTACCTCACTGTAAACTTTGACTGTACAGGTAAGACGCTTAATAATAAAAGTCATCGAAATAAAAGTCCACCAACACGTGCATTTCTAGTATTTTTTTCTCTTACAAATTAGATGTCCAGAAGGATTTCTTTATGGGTTATTGGTGAAAACTAATTGCTAGTTCGTGATTTGTTTAACTTGGTTGCTATTTTATTCATGTCACAGTTATTTTCGCTTCAACATCACATATTTGTGAAATAGTTTTAGTGATTTGGGATGCGGATGAAATACATAGGCAATATTACTGGTAATTTTTACAGATGATCGATCAACATTATGTATTCCCTCCCCACCCCCCGTGAATCTGCTGATTATACAGAAAACATAACTTTCTGTAACTTCAGTGGGATATCAAAAGCGTCGATCGTAGCTCACATTGTGTAAAGCTCGGAacataataaaaatgaatgtaCAAATATATTCAATTATGAAAGTCTAATAAAGCATAGTTCTTGATAAAAAATTGAGTTCAAATATACACAAATTACGGAAGTTTCTCAGTTCTCCAAACcaaattcaatttatttgtttattttacaggAAAAGGAAATGCAAATAAAGAAAAGGGAAATtcgaaaaaaggaaaaaaaagatgaataaaaATGAAGACCAGCGATTCGATTTTAAAGTTtacattgttttttgtttttgttgtttgtttgatgTAGTTATTGGTGTAGATTGAAGTTTTAAGTATTGTGTAGATACGTTTGTCTTCTTCGTTGTAACGTTTGTCCGATCTCTACTTATGAAATA
It includes:
- the LOC139513868 gene encoding L-rhamnose-binding lectin CSL3-like, encoding MLLSVIVYCLMVFAIANCKKIQPQSVKMACENSIVNLACPDKTSIRVVTASYGRDDYITCPHLHIRTDDCSAANSLTIVQSQCEGQQLCSVRASNSIFGDPCVNTYKYLKVKYICEKNKGPSPPNKPSSQLNVCEGQRGNIQCPGNKYIKINGATYGRTDRTTCPDPRIKTTECSTDKPLSMIRDQCQGQQECTVTSSNTLYGDPCVNTYKYLTVNFDCTGKGNANKEKGNSKKGKKR